A genome region from Triticum aestivum cultivar Chinese Spring chromosome 2B, IWGSC CS RefSeq v2.1, whole genome shotgun sequence includes the following:
- the LOC123045344 gene encoding glycine--tRNA ligase, mitochondrial 1, whose product MLLRLLSSASRAIAAKPHPPQTLAAAAVGATSTTRKLAAMAGNREAFRVAVGNTLERRLFYVPSFKIYGGVAGLYDYGPPGCAVKANVLAFWRQHFVLEEGMLEVDCPCVTPEVVLKASGHVEKFTDLMVKDEKTGSCYRADHLLKDFCKEKLENDNTLSPEKVEELNHILAVLDDLSAEQLGAKIKEYGIVAPDTKNLLSDPYPFNLMFQTSIGPSGLSAGYMRPETAQGIFVNFKDLYYYNGNKLPFAAAQIGQAFRNEISPRQGLLRVREFTLAEIEHFVDPEDKSHPKFSDVSDLEFLMFPREDQLTGRSATRLRLGEAVSEGTVNNETLGFFIGRVYLFLTQLGIDKDRLRFRQHLPNEMAHYAADCWDAEIECSYGWIECVGIADRSAYDLRAHSDKSGVPLEAHEKFAEPREVEKLVITPSKKELGLAFKGSQKMVLEALEAMGETEALGMKAALESKGDVEFKVCTLGKDVTIKRNMVSINMEKKKEHQRKFTPSVIEPSFGIGRIIYCLFEHCFYQRTGKTDDEQLNVFRFPPLVAPIKCTVFPLVKVEKFDVVAKKISKALTTAGISHIIDITGTSIGKRYARTDEIGVPLAITVDSTTSVTVRDRDSKDQIRVEVDEVALVVKEVTDGQSTWADIMWRYPAHTALATDEEEASET is encoded by the exons atgctcctccgcctcctctcgTCCGCCTCTCGCGCCATCGCAGCAAAACCTCacccaccccaaaccctagccgctgcTGCAGTTGGCGCCACCTCAACCACCCGGAAGCTCGCAGCCATGGCGGGTAACCGGGAGGCGTTCCGCGTGGCGGTGGGGAACACGCTCGAGCGGCGCCTCTTCTACGTGCCGTCCTTCAAGATCTACGGAGGCGTCGCGGGGCTCTATGACTACGGGCCGCCAGGGTGCGCCGTCAAGGCAAACGTCCTCGCCTTCTGGCGCCAG CATTTTGTGTTGGAGGAAGGGATGCTTGAGGTAGACTGTCCATGTGTGACACCAGAAGTTGTCTTGAAGGCCTCTGGCCATGTCGAAAAGTTTACGGACTTGATGGTTAAAGATGAAAAGACAGGCAGCTGTTATCGTGCTGATCACTTACTCAAGGATTTCTGTAAGGAGAAGCTCGAGAATGACAATACATTGTCACCAGAGAAGGTAGAAGAATTAAACCATATTCTTGCTGTCTTGGATGATCTGTCAGCAGAACAATTAGGCGCTAAGATTAAGGAGTATGGGATTGTTGCTCCTGACACAAAGAATCTATTGTCAGATCCATACCCCTTTAATCTCATGTTTCAGACTTCCATTGGACCGTCAGGTTTGAGTGCAGG GTATATGAGGCCAGAGACAGCACAGGGTATCTTTGTGAACTTCAAAGACTTGTATTACTACAATGGCAACAAACTACCCTTCGCTGCAGCCCAAATCGGCCAGGCTTTCCGCAATGAG ATATCTCCCCGTCAAGGCCTTCTAAGAGTCCGTGAATTTACGTTGGCGGAGATTGAGCACTTTGTGGACCCAGAGGACAAGTCTCATCCAAAGTTTAGTGATGTTTCTGATCTAGAGTTCCTGATGTTTCCGAGAGAAGATCAACTGACAGGAAGATCTGCCACTAGACTTAGGCTCGGTGAAGCTGTTTCTGAG GGAACTGTGAACAATGAGACCCTTGGCTTCTTTATTGGAAGGGTCTATCTCTTCTTGACGCAGCTTGGGATTGACAAAGACCGTCTACGGTTCCGGCAGCATCTGCCAAATGAAATGGCTCACTATGCTGCTGATTGTTGGGATGCAGAGATCGAATGCTCTTATGGGTGGATCGAGTGTGTTGGAATTGCTGATAGGTCAGCGTATGACTTGCGTGCCCACTCG GATAAAAGTGGTGTTCCACTCGAAGCTCATGAAAAATTCGCAGAACCCAGAGAAGTGGAG AAGTTAGTTATAACCCCATCAAAGAAGGAGCTTGGTCTTGCGTTCAAAGGGAGCCAGAAGATGGTTCTCGAAGCATTGGAA GCCATGGGTGAAACTGAAGCTCTGGGTATGAAAGCAGCTTTAGAGTCTAAAGGGGATGTTGAGTTTAAGGTCTGTACCCTTGGGAAGGATGTTACCATAAAGAGAAATATGGTTTCAATTAACATGGAGAAGAAAAAGGAACATCAAAGGAAGTTCACTCCTTCTGTCATAGAGCCATCATTTGGCATAGGGAGAATTATTTATTGCTTGTTCGAACATTGCTTCTATCAAAGGACTGGCAAGACAGATGATGAGCAGTTGAATGTGTTTCGTTTTCCCCCTCTTGTTGCTCCAATTAAGTGTACTGTGTTTCCACTGGTCAAGGTCGAGAAATTTGATGTTGTTGCCAAGAAAATTTCAAAAGCTTTGACAACAGCAGGGATTTCTCACATTATCGATATCACAG GCACTTCGATTGGTAAGCGGTATGCACGGACAGACGAAATCGGCGTCCCCCTGGCGATCACAGTCGACTCAACTACAAGTGTGACTGTCCGTGACCGGGACAGCAAGGATCAGATCCGTGTTGAGGTCGACGAGGTGGCTTTGGTTGTGAAGGAAGTGACCGATGGGCAGAGCACCTGGGCAGACATCATGTGGAGATACCCAGCACATACCGCCTTGGCCACCGATGAGGAAGAAGCTTCAGAAACCTGA